One segment of Alligator mississippiensis isolate rAllMis1 chromosome 13, rAllMis1, whole genome shotgun sequence DNA contains the following:
- the TNFRSF17 gene encoding tumor necrosis factor receptor superfamily member 17: protein RKSFLLFLSLLFDHFCLLILMAQHCFQNEYFDSLLQSCKPCHLRCSSKPPFSCQNYCNEIYFEGAADPVKLSHGIIWICLGIGILLTFAVFVLMVLFKRRYSKPSKEEIKITESSMELNIILQTDTESCVNADGIGETLQSESSLMYSVQECTCMDCNLVKPQTGFDTSFPLPATEEGAAVLVTTKTSDCCSYLPGVVQLR from the exons AGGAAGTCCTTCTTACTTTTCTTGTCCTTACTTTTTGACCATTTCTGTTTATTGATCCTGATGGCTCAACATTGCTTCCAAAACGAATATTTTGATAGCTTGCTGCAGTCCTGTAAGCCGTGTCACCTTCGATGCTCCAGTAAGCCACCTTTTTCATGTCAGAACTATTGTAATGAGA TTTATTTTGAAGGTGCTGCAGACCCAGTGAAATTATCACATGGAATTATTTGGATCTGTTTAGGCATAGGAATACTTTTAACATTCGCAGTGTTTGTATTAATGGTCCTATTTAAAAGAAGGTACTCAAAGCCAtcaaaggaagaaattaaaattaCAG AATCTTCCATGGAGCTAAATATTATACTCCAGACTGACACTGAGAGCTGTGTGAATGCAGATGGAATTGGGGAGACACTCCAAAGTGAATCATCACTCATGTATTCAGTACAGGAATGCACTTGTATGGATTGTAACCTGGTGAAACCCCAAACTGGCTTTGATACCTCTTTCCCATTACCAGCCACAGAGGAAGGAGCTGCTGTTTTAGTTACTACAAAGACTTCTGATTGTTGCAGCTATCTTCCAGGTGTTGTACAACTACGATAG